A single genomic interval of Primulina huaijiensis isolate GDHJ02 chromosome 7, ASM1229523v2, whole genome shotgun sequence harbors:
- the LOC140981027 gene encoding protein CANDIDATE G-PROTEIN COUPLED RECEPTOR 7-like, translating into MSVSVIVLVLFSVASLAAAEIRHSEIRNDDRPIIAFDEFGFTHRGQLQLNITKLSLSGPLNPDTSILSKLGFFLCTRDAWIHVLQQIEDAEITCALGSDSVKKVFTFDALPNPIPNDWNLLYPESDADQYTLVFANCLQQFKISMNVRSAMYNLEGGKSDRRDYLSAGKTVLPRVYFLLSMIYFVLAAFWISVLYKKRLTVFGIHFFMLSVVVLKALNLLCEAEDKSYIKRTGSAHGWDVLFYIFSFLKGITLFTLIVLIGTGWSFLKPYLQDKEKKVLMIVIPLQVVANIAQVVIDETGPYGQDWVTWKQVFLLVDVVCCCAVLFPIVWSIKNLREAARTDGKAAVNLMKLTLFRQYYIVVICYIYFTRVVVYALETITSYKYLWTSIVAGELATLGFYVFTGYKFKPEAHNPYFVIDDEEEDAAAEQLKLDDEFEL; encoded by the coding sequence ATGTCTGTGTCTGTGATTGTGCTGGTTCTCTTCTCGGTGGCTTCTCTGGCCGCAGCAGAGATCCGACACTCGGAGATCCGGAACGATGATCGACCCATAATCGCCTTCGATGAGTTTGGGTTCACGCATCGGGGTCAGCTCCAGCTCAACATCACCAAGCTCTCTCTGTCTGGCCCTCTGAATCCCGACACCTCCATACTTTCCAAGTTGGGATTCTTCCTATGTACGCGCGACGCCTGGATACATGTCCTTCAGCAGATCGAGGATGCGGAGATCACATGTGCACTGGGATCCGATTCAGTCAAGAAAGTCTTCACCTTTGATGCTCTGCCCAACCCTATTCCCAACGACTGGAATTTGCTCTACCCTGAATCCGATGCGGATCAGTACACTCTTGTCTTTGCTAATTGTCTTCAACAGTTTAAAATCTCCATGAATGTGCGCTCCGCGATGTACAACCTGGAAGGCGGCAAGTCCGATAGACGTGATTATCTCTCGGCGGGTAAAACGGTCTTGCCTAGGGTTTATTTCCTCTTATCcatgatttattttgttttggccGCGTTTTGGATCAGTGTTTTGTACAAGAAGAGGTTGACTGTCTTTGGGATCCATTTCTTTATGTTGTCGGTGGTGGTGTTGAAAGCGTTGAATTTGCTGTGCGAGGCTGAGGATAAATCTTATATCAAGCGCACGGGGTCTGCCCACGGGTGGGATGTGTTGTTTTACATTTTTAGTTTCTTGAAGGGTATCACTCTGTTTACTTTGATTGTCTTGATTGGAACCGGGTGGTCGTTCTTGAAGCCTTATTTGCAAGATAAGGAAAAGAAAGTGCTCATGATTGTGATTCCACTTCAGGTTGTAGCGAACATAGCGCAGGTTGTGATTGATGAAACCGGTCCATACGGTCAGGATTGGGTCACTTGGAAACAGGTGTTTTTGCTTGTTGACGTTGTATGTTGTTGCGCTGTGCTGTTCCCAATCGTTTGGTCCATCAAGAATTTGCGGGAGGCAGCAAGGACAGACGGGAAGGCTGCTGTGAATTTGATGAAGTTGACTTTATTTAGGCAGTATTACATTGTGGTTATATGCTACATATACTTTACGCGTGTCGTGGTTTATGCACTGGAGACTATTACTTCATATAAGTACCTCTGGACTAGCATTGTGGCAGGGGAGTTGGCTACACTGGGATTCTATGTATTCACGGGGTACAAGTTCAAGCCTGAGGCTCACAATCCATATTTCGTTATTGATGATGAGGAAGAGGACGCAGCAGCTGAGCAATTGAAGCTTGATGATGAGTTTGAGTTGTGA
- the LOC140980934 gene encoding beta-amylase 1, chloroplastic-like, whose protein sequence is MAIASPSAPAPSFSASSNHLLFLHPLSIRVGQKFPSRVLDRPAITCRLNASSDGELVYELHYSHRRRVGSFPVYVTLPVDAVGPTAQIMRRKKAMAQSFRALAAAGVEGVVMEVWWGLVEREFPRIYDWRGCLEIVLLAKRFGLKVRAVMAFHQCGSDPADPIWIPLPRWVLEEMDKDPDVAYVDRFGRRNMEYISLGCDILPILHGRSPIQAYADLMRNFRETFRSFFGGVITGIQVGLGPGGELRYPSCPSQKLTWAWRPRELGEFQCYDKYMLASLNACAREIGMHEWEGRGPIDATDSMQNPENTEFFRDHGTWKTPYGEFFLQWYSEMLLQHGERICREAETIFRGNEVNMSGKVAGIYWHYGTQSHPSELTCGYYNTSIRDGFLPIARMFGRYGFTLCCSCFDMRDAEEQQTNPVSKPESFLKQLLLAARVCDIPLGGENSPGNLDDESFQQVLKMFKLYSDGLETPSFSFNFVRMDKSLFEYRNWVSFTSFVRQMSNVKMFQAGLDFGGGDTTLSSPSAFFAGAILAS, encoded by the exons ATGGCGATCGCTTCGCCATCGGCTCCCGCTCCCAGTTTCTCTGCCTCCTCGAATCACCTGCTCTTCTTACACCCCCTTTCGATTCGGGTCGGGCAGAAATTCCCGTCTCGAGTCCTGGACAGGCCTGCGATCACCTGCCGCCTCAACGCTTCGTCCGATGGCGAGCTGGTGTACGAGCTTCATTACAGCCATCGCCGCCGTGTGGGTTCGTTCCCAGTCTACGTCACGCTGCCGGTGGACGCTGTGGGACCCACAGCGCAAATCATGAGGCGGAAGAAGGCGATGGCGCAGTCGTTTCGGGCGCTAGCGGCGGCGGGTGTGGAGGGAGTGGTTATGGAGGTTTGGTGGGGGCTGGTGGAGAGAGAATTTCCGAGAATTTATGACTGGCGAGGGTGTTTGGAAATTGTTTTACTGGCTAAGCGTTTCGGGCTGAAAGTACGGGCGGTGATGGCGTTTCATCAGTGCGGGTCGGATCCGGCGGATCCCATCTG GATTCCTCTCCCTCGATGGGTACTTGAGGAAATGGATAAAGATCCAGATGTAGCATATGTTGATAGATTTGGGAGGAGGAATATGGAATATATTTCTTTAGGATGTGACATTTTACCCATTCTACATGGACGATCACCTATTCAAGCATATGCTGATCTCATGAGGAACTTCAGAGAAACATTCAGATCATTTTTTGGTGGTGTTATAACG GGGATTCAAGTTGGGCTAGGTCCTGGAGGTGAATTAAGATATCCGTCTTGCCCTTCTCAGAAGCTTACATGGGCTTGGCGCCCTCGTGAACTTGGTGAATTTCAATGCTATGATAAG TATATGCTTGCATCTCTGAATGCCTGCGCCCGTGAAATAGGGATGCATGAATGGGAAGGTAGAGGGCCCATTGATGCCACTGATTCAATGCAAAATCCTGAAAATACAGAATTTTTCAGAGACCATGGTACTTGGAAGACACCATACGGAGAGTTTTTCCTTCAATGGTATTCAGAGATGCTGCTTCAACATGGGGAAAGGATTTGCAGAGAAGCGGAAACTATTTTCAGGGGTAATGAAGTTAACATGTCCGGAAAAGTGGCCGGGATTTATTGGCATTATGGCACACAATCTCATCCATCTGAGTTAACATGTGGATACTACAACACCTCAATCAGAGATGGATTTCTACCAATTGCTCGCATGTTTGGTAGGTATGGTTTTACACTTTGTTGTTCGTGTTTTGACATGCGGGACGCCGAAGAACAGCAGACTAATCCAGTTAGTAAGCCGGAAAGTTTTCTCAAACAACTTCTGCTGGCTGCTCGAGTTTGTGACATTCCATTGGGGGGAGAAAATTCCCCTGGAAATTTGGACGACGAATCATTCCAACAGGTGTTGAAAATGTTCAAGTTATACTCAGATGGACTTGAAACGCCTTCGTTTTCTTTCAACTTCGTTAGAATGGACAAAAGTTTGTTCGAATATCGTAACTGGGTAAGTTTTACAAGTTTTGTAAGACAAATGTCGAATGTCAAAATGTTTCAAGCCGGCTTAGATTTTGGTGGTGGTGACACGACCCTTTCTTCTCCTTCTGCTTTTTTTGCTGGAGCTATTCTTGCATCCTAG